AGCTAGAACTGTATAAATTGTGTTTGCTTTAAGCTCAGTACCTGGTAAAGAAAGAACTACATCTTCAGTACCCGCAACACGCACTTCCAAATCTAGAGTCGCTGGATCAATCTCAGCATATTCTGTTACAGCTTTAAAAGGTGCGTCTGAGAATAGAACGTCTCCACCTGTTACCGCTACATCAACATTTGGTGCATCAGGTGAAAAGTGACCTACTCGAACCTTTGTTTTATCTGTTGTTGTTGTCATATCATCATTTAATACTGCTACTTCTAGACTTTCAAGTTTATTAACAGCTAGTGCAGTATAAGCTTTACCCGCTTCAACTGTAAGTGTTGCAGTTAATACTGGATTGCCGTCTGCGACCGTACCTGCAGCAAAAATACTCACTTCATGGTCACCAGCTGGAACCATTAAATAATCTGTAACAGCTTTAAAGCCTGCATTTTCGACTACAGTATCTCCATTGACTGTAATATCTACAGCAGGAGCATCAGGTGAGGCATGGATAATTCGAACTTTAGCTTGCTCATGATTATCCGCCATTACAGCCCCTCCAAATAATGAGAACACAAGTGTAAAGATTGATACTAAAATTAGCTTCTTCATCTTCATCTCTCCTTTGGATTGTTTAATATGTGTATAACTTATGTACAGAAAATGTATACATATGTTATACAATAGTTATACAAATTTTATACTTATCCTGTCAACAAAAAACTTTTAATTCAAGATATCTTTTTAAAAAATAGTCATAACGTCACAAAAATTCCACAAAAAAAAGAGACCTGATGGCCTCTCTTGATAGTAAAATATTACTTATAGAGCATGTGAGCTTCTTTGTTTTACTTTTGACTTTTTATTCGCCAGGTACACTCCCAAGAAGATGGTTGCCAATCCTAGCAGCAAGTTACTTGTAATGGGTTCGCCAAGTAATACATTTCCCCATAATAGTGCTGTAAGTGGGATTAAGTAGGTGACAGTACTGGCAAACTCAGCTCCTCCATCATTGATTAAGTAATAATAAAGTAAGTAAGCAATACCTGATCCTAAACATCCTAGTCCGATGACCGATCCGATAAAGACGAAATCTGCAGTATCTATTATTCGCCCAAATGCTGCTGGATCTGTAATAATTACACCGATTAACCCGACACACGCCCCCACTAGAAGAGAGAATGTAGAAGTGACAACCACATGTGTCTGTTTTAGGTATTTCCTCGTAAATTGGGTGGCAAATCCATAACAGGTTGCTGCAAGTAGCATTGTTCCGATTCCAATAAACTGACTGGAAAACAACTCGTTCACATTAAAATTCATAAGAATTAAGATGCCTATAAATCCCAGTCCAATTCCGATCCATTGCATTTTAGTGAGTATAATAGCAAACACAAAAAATCCCATTAAGCCAGTCAGTATCGGAGTCAGTGCATTTAAAACAGCTGCCGTATTACTTGTAATATTCGTTTGACTCAAAGCAATAAGTCCCCATGGCAAACCCGCATTAACAACACCCACTGTTACTAGTGCTTTCCAAGGAAGAGGTCTTTGTACTTCCTTCTTTTTTATTTTAACTAATAAAACGGGTAATAAAATCAGTACACCTGCTATACAGCGCAAAAATACTGTACCCCATACACCTGCCGTACTTATTAAGGTCTCTATAAATACAAATGATAAGCCCCATATTAAACTTAGTAGAATTAGTGCACCATATAGTTTCATCCTACACTCCTTGGTCTTACTAGTAATCTAGTTTGTTTTATAATACTATACCAAAATTCTAAATATAGACAATATAATCAGGGTATCTAGAAAGAAAA
This sequence is a window from Cytobacillus luteolus. Protein-coding genes within it:
- a CDS encoding DUF4397 domain-containing protein, translating into MKKLILVSIFTLVFSLFGGAVMADNHEQAKVRIIHASPDAPAVDITVNGDTVVENAGFKAVTDYLMVPAGDHEVSIFAAGTVADGNPVLTATLTVEAGKAYTALAVNKLESLEVAVLNDDMTTTTDKTKVRVGHFSPDAPNVDVAVTGGDVLFSDAPFKAVTEYAEIDPATLDLEVRVAGTEDVVLSLPGTELKANTIYTVLAVGLAAGEPALDVIVLADPATSAMPTEMPKTGNGGLTGLITTILPIVLLAAGLSYFLFRRKSMFQS
- a CDS encoding DMT family transporter, coding for MKLYGALILLSLIWGLSFVFIETLISTAGVWGTVFLRCIAGVLILLPVLLVKIKKKEVQRPLPWKALVTVGVVNAGLPWGLIALSQTNITSNTAAVLNALTPILTGLMGFFVFAIILTKMQWIGIGLGFIGILILMNFNVNELFSSQFIGIGTMLLAATCYGFATQFTRKYLKQTHVVVTSTFSLLVGACVGLIGVIITDPAAFGRIIDTADFVFIGSVIGLGCLGSGIAYLLYYYLINDGGAEFASTVTYLIPLTALLWGNVLLGEPITSNLLLGLATIFLGVYLANKKSKVKQRSSHAL